The following are from one region of the Bremerella sp. JC817 genome:
- the rpmG gene encoding 50S ribosomal protein L33: protein MAKKNKKAETVFLVCEETGDYNYSLRRKPGGEKLRLKKYSPKLRKHTVHVEKKK, encoded by the coding sequence ATGGCCAAGAAGAATAAAAAAGCTGAAACCGTGTTCCTCGTCTGTGAAGAAACGGGCGACTACAACTACTCGCTTCGCCGCAAGCCAGGTGGTGAAAAGCTTCGTCTGAAGAAGTACTCGCCGAAGCTGCGAAAGCACACGGTTCACGTTGAAAAGAAGAAGTAA
- a CDS encoding SGNH/GDSL hydrolase family protein translates to MKSTHTLLMLLLTTTSLIAAEPKPDATPVETDKRLHSDGKGWRLDQAQIVDQDRPRVLLIGDSILNGYMKQAIEGLQGKAYVDAWVNPYHQSEHLNKKLAEVLESGPYDVVHFNMGLHGWQDGRIREGTFQPLTKAYVEVLREKLPNAKLIWANSTPVTVKDKPLDLDAEVNPIIVEHNRMAAEVMQEMNVPVNDFYGLLVNKREWARGDRFHWTKPAYDLLGETVVESVTKALPAKSK, encoded by the coding sequence ATGAAATCGACGCATACCCTGCTAATGCTTCTTCTTACGACCACCAGCCTGATCGCGGCCGAACCCAAACCGGACGCAACTCCGGTCGAGACCGACAAACGCCTTCATTCCGACGGCAAAGGCTGGCGACTCGATCAGGCCCAGATCGTCGACCAAGACCGACCACGCGTACTGCTGATCGGCGATTCGATCCTCAACGGCTACATGAAACAGGCCATTGAAGGCCTGCAGGGCAAAGCGTATGTCGATGCCTGGGTAAACCCCTACCACCAGTCCGAACACCTCAACAAGAAGCTGGCTGAAGTCCTGGAAAGCGGACCGTACGATGTCGTCCACTTCAATATGGGCCTGCATGGCTGGCAGGATGGACGCATCCGCGAAGGGACCTTCCAACCACTCACCAAGGCCTACGTCGAAGTCCTACGCGAGAAACTACCAAACGCCAAGCTGATCTGGGCGAACAGCACCCCAGTGACCGTTAAAGACAAACCGCTCGATCTGGACGCAGAAGTCAATCCGATCATCGTCGAACACAATCGCATGGCAGCCGAAGTCATGCAGGAAATGAACGTGCCGGTCAACGATTTCTACGGCTTGCTGGTCAACAAACGCGAGTGGGCTCGCGGAGACCGCTTTCACTGGACCAAGCCTGCCTACGACCTGCTCGGCGAAACGGTCGTCGAATCGGTCACCAAGGCGTTGCCGGCGAAATCGAAGTAA